The stretch of DNA GCTAAATCCGAAGTATCGGATGAGCTTTGAACGTAGCCGCTCGGCCCAAGGTCCACCTAAAAAACTAATCAATGGCGGTTACCTCTTTCAGTCAAAGTCCACGTCAAAAGCCGCTGAAAAATGGGGCCTGCAATACTTCGCAGACCCGGCCTTAGACTATTTGCACGCACCTGTTTTTTGGACGGAAAAAGCGTTCCCTAAGAGCCTTGCCATAGGTGTAGAACCTATAAATTCTGCGAACATATCAAACAAATCTATCCAGTTTTCAGATATTTCTTGCACACGCCACCACTTGCTGACGGCGAATGGTTTACGCCAAACTGTTTTAAAATCATCTCATTATTGGCTACAATTTTTCGGATATCCCAAGATACCCTCAGATGAAAAAGGGCGCATTATTGTCCATGTTGACGGCGGCATAGGTCTGCGAAAGCGCTTGGATGTTTTGGGCTTTCTCGCAGATTTAAGAGATAAAAAGCCTGTTTACAGTGAATATGAGAATACCACGCAGAGCTATGAAAACCTCCA from Fretibacter rubidus encodes:
- a CDS encoding DNA -binding domain-containing protein, giving the protein MGALNLMESTSLQSYAGYAWEFLRLNPKYRMSFERSRSAQGPPKKLINGGYLFQSKSTSKAAEKWGLQYFADPALDYLHAPVFWTEKAFPKSLAIGVEPINSANISNKSIQFSDISCTRHHLLTANGLRQTVLKSSHYWLQFFGYPKIPSDEKGRIIVHVDGGIGLRKRLDVLGFLADLRDKKPVYSEYENTTQSYENLQFYWETLALRTKVISYRGMAEIMFGKDRVMQEWDNNGCSLKSKIVRACARGNELSQHGYLDLLKK